In Pseudomonas sp. ADAK18, a single window of DNA contains:
- a CDS encoding Na+/H+ antiporter family protein yields MVNAVIAAVGTMLVLSLSRVHVVIAIIIGALVGGLTGGLGIDATLKAFNSGLGGGATVALSYALLGAFAVAIAKSGLAHALADKALLLVDRQEASGGSHVKWLLIGLLWVVAIASQNILPIHIAFIPLLVPPLLYVLTKLQLDRRLIACVMTFGLITPYMFLPVGFGNIFLNQILLANVAKSGVDISHVNVTHAMGLPALGMVVGLLVAVFISYRKKRVYDLEKIERVEQVAVQYNPLTLLVAGLAIASAFIIQLWLDSMIIGALAGFLIFSVSGIVRWRETDDLFTEGMKMMAMIGFIMIASSGFAEVLKATGEVNTLVEASAAFIGHSRGVGALLMLLVGLLVTMGIGSSFSTVPILAAIFVPLCVQLGFSPLAIVCIVGTAGALGDAGSPASDSTLGPTSGLNIDGQHHHIWDTVVPTFLHYNLPLLAFGWFAAMTL; encoded by the coding sequence ATGGTTAATGCAGTAATCGCCGCGGTCGGCACCATGCTGGTGCTCAGCCTGTCTCGCGTGCATGTGGTCATCGCGATCATTATCGGCGCCCTCGTGGGTGGCCTGACCGGTGGCTTGGGAATCGATGCCACGCTGAAGGCGTTCAACAGCGGTTTGGGCGGCGGCGCTACGGTGGCGTTGTCCTACGCGCTGCTCGGTGCTTTCGCGGTGGCGATTGCCAAGTCCGGCCTGGCCCACGCCTTGGCGGACAAGGCGTTGCTGCTGGTGGATCGCCAAGAGGCCAGCGGTGGCAGTCACGTCAAATGGCTGTTGATCGGCCTGCTGTGGGTGGTGGCCATCGCGTCGCAGAACATCCTGCCGATTCACATCGCCTTTATCCCGCTGCTGGTGCCGCCGCTGTTATATGTGCTGACCAAGTTGCAACTGGACCGCCGCCTGATCGCCTGTGTCATGACCTTCGGCTTGATCACGCCCTACATGTTCCTGCCGGTGGGCTTCGGCAACATTTTCCTTAACCAGATCCTGCTGGCCAACGTCGCCAAGAGCGGCGTGGACATCAGTCACGTCAACGTCACCCACGCCATGGGTCTCCCGGCGCTGGGCATGGTGGTCGGCTTGCTGGTGGCGGTGTTTATCAGCTACCGCAAGAAACGCGTGTACGACTTGGAGAAAATCGAGCGGGTCGAGCAGGTCGCCGTGCAATACAACCCGTTGACCCTGCTGGTGGCCGGCCTGGCGATTGCCTCTGCGTTCATTATTCAGTTGTGGCTGGACTCGATGATTATTGGCGCCCTGGCCGGGTTCCTGATTTTCTCGGTGTCGGGCATCGTGCGCTGGCGCGAAACCGATGACCTGTTCACAGAAGGCATGAAGATGATGGCGATGATCGGTTTCATCATGATCGCCTCCTCAGGCTTTGCCGAGGTGCTCAAGGCCACCGGCGAAGTCAATACGCTGGTGGAAGCGTCCGCAGCCTTTATCGGCCATAGCCGTGGGGTGGGGGCCCTGCTGATGTTGCTGGTGGGTTTGCTGGTGACCATGGGCATCGGTTCGTCGTTCTCCACCGTGCCGATCCTGGCGGCGATCTTCGTGCCGTTGTGTGTGCAACTGGGGTTCAGCCCGCTGGCCATCGTGTGCATCGTCGGCACCGCCGGCGCCTTGGGCGATGCCGGTTCGCCTGCCTCGGACTCGACCCTGGGCCCGACCTCTGGCTTGAACATCGACGGCCAGCATCACCATATCTGGGACACCGTGGTGCCGACATTCCTGCACTACAACCTGCCGTTGCTGGCCTTCGGTTGGTTTGCCGCGATGACGCTGTAG
- a CDS encoding methyl-accepting chemotaxis protein: MRLSLKAKVLSLAVLPVLLFAVVISLTTVWILKDQARNEVEETRQRLLEDAKATLQSYVAVAMTTIKPLYDAAAPGDETARAQVVKLLSSISYGKDGYFFGYDSETVRLFKGNSPEGVGKSFKDNRDPNGVYVNRDLVKVGKDGTHYLQYSSSLPGNEKVLVPKLGYTEYLPKWDMVIGTAVNLDGIETQVSEVEVKVHERMEGVLLSIIGIAVIVLLVIAAVGMLVANTILRPLHLMKINLDDIAAGEGDLTRRLAITSQDELGELAGSFNRFVDKIHGLVRQITEMTSQLTGLVSQVSEQAQRSELAMERQRQETDQVATAINEMSSAAHEVARSAQGAAVAAQQTDAEGQAAKRVVDGSIAQIHALVSDIRSSGVSLDSLQKDVSSIVSVLGVIRSIAEQTNLLALNAAIEAARAGEAGRGFAVVADEVRALASRTQQSTQEIQGMIDRLQKGTEAAVESMRRSSDAGDGTSAQANEAGASLDTMAQLIGTINSMNAQIASAAEEQTAVAEEINRSVHQIAVAVDSVADETQLGAQTSRSLADLGQRLGKLVGQFRI; the protein is encoded by the coding sequence ATGCGCCTTAGCTTGAAGGCCAAAGTATTGTCCCTCGCAGTACTGCCTGTGCTGCTGTTTGCCGTGGTCATCAGCCTGACCACCGTGTGGATCCTCAAGGACCAGGCGCGCAACGAGGTGGAAGAAACCCGTCAGCGGTTGCTCGAAGATGCCAAGGCCACCCTGCAGAGTTACGTGGCGGTGGCGATGACTACCATCAAGCCGTTATACGACGCTGCGGCCCCCGGCGACGAGACAGCGCGGGCCCAGGTGGTCAAGTTGTTGTCCAGCATCAGCTACGGCAAGGACGGCTACTTCTTTGGCTACGACTCCGAAACCGTGCGCCTGTTCAAGGGCAACAGCCCGGAAGGTGTCGGCAAGAGCTTCAAGGACAACCGCGACCCGAACGGCGTGTACGTCAACCGCGACCTGGTGAAAGTCGGCAAGGACGGCACTCACTACCTGCAATACAGCTCATCGCTGCCGGGTAACGAGAAGGTGTTGGTCCCCAAACTGGGTTACACCGAATACCTGCCGAAGTGGGACATGGTGATCGGTACTGCGGTCAACCTGGATGGCATCGAAACCCAGGTCAGCGAAGTTGAAGTCAAGGTGCACGAGCGCATGGAAGGCGTGTTGCTGAGCATTATCGGCATCGCGGTGATCGTGCTGCTGGTGATTGCTGCGGTGGGCATGCTGGTAGCCAATACGATTTTGCGGCCACTGCACCTGATGAAGATTAACCTCGACGACATCGCCGCCGGTGAAGGCGACTTGACCCGCCGCCTGGCCATCACCAGCCAGGATGAGCTGGGCGAGTTGGCCGGTTCGTTCAACCGTTTCGTCGACAAGATCCACGGCCTGGTGCGTCAGATTACCGAGATGACCTCGCAACTCACCGGGCTGGTCAGCCAGGTTTCCGAGCAAGCCCAGCGCTCGGAGCTGGCTATGGAACGCCAGCGCCAGGAGACCGATCAGGTGGCCACCGCGATCAACGAAATGTCCTCGGCCGCCCATGAAGTGGCGCGCAGTGCCCAAGGCGCGGCCGTGGCCGCGCAGCAGACCGATGCCGAAGGTCAGGCCGCCAAGCGCGTGGTGGATGGCAGCATCGCGCAGATCCATGCGTTGGTCAGCGACATCCGCAGCAGCGGCGTGTCGTTGGACAGCCTGCAGAAGGACGTGTCGTCGATTGTCAGCGTGCTTGGGGTGATTCGTTCGATTGCCGAGCAGACCAACCTGTTGGCCCTCAACGCCGCGATTGAAGCGGCGCGGGCAGGCGAGGCCGGACGTGGATTTGCGGTGGTGGCCGACGAAGTGCGGGCTTTGGCCAGTCGCACCCAACAAAGCACCCAGGAAATCCAGGGCATGATCGACCGCCTGCAAAAAGGCACCGAGGCTGCTGTGGAATCTATGCGCCGCTCCAGCGATGCTGGTGACGGCACCTCGGCCCAAGCCAACGAAGCCGGAGCGTCCCTGGACACCATGGCCCAGTTGATCGGCACCATCAACTCGATGAACGCGCAGATTGCCAGCGCTGCTGAAGAGCAGACCGCTGTGGCCGAAGAGATCAACCGCAGCGTGCATCAGATTGCCGTGGCGGTGGACAGCGTGGCTGATGAAACTCAACTGGGTGCGCAGACGTCGCGTAGTCTGGCGGACCTGGGGCAGCGGTTGGGCAAGTTGGTGGGGCAGTTCAGGATCTGA
- the yegQ gene encoding tRNA 5-hydroxyuridine modification protein YegQ: protein MLPALAPELLAPAGTLKNMRYAFAYGADAVYAGQPRYSLRVRNNEFDHTNLALGIQEAHAQGKRFYVVVNIAPHNAKLKTFLKDLEPVIAMGPDALIMSDPGLIMLVRRHFPHMPIHLSVQANTVNWASAEFWQQQGICRIILSRELSLEEIAEIRQQVPTMELEVFVHGALCMAYSGRCLLSGYMNKRDANQGTCTNACRWKYQASPAVENTVGDIVQQYQPEPTLGLGAPTDQVFLLQEANRLDEQMPAFEDEHGTYIMNAKDLRAVQHVERLAHMGVHSLKIEGRTKSHFYCARTTQVYRQAIDDAVAGRAFDRGLMTNLESLAQRGYTEGFLRRHVHDEYQNYQNGSSVSQRQQFVGELTGERRVELAEVKVKNRFAVGDHLELMTPAGNFHFDLGMMRNGNGQAIEVAPGDGHTVYVPVPLKIELRFGLLMRDI from the coding sequence ATGCTCCCTGCCCTTGCCCCCGAACTGCTGGCGCCCGCCGGCACCCTGAAAAACATGCGTTACGCTTTTGCCTACGGCGCCGACGCAGTGTACGCCGGGCAACCACGCTACAGCCTGCGGGTGCGCAACAACGAGTTCGATCACACGAACCTGGCCCTCGGCATCCAGGAAGCTCACGCCCAGGGCAAGCGTTTCTACGTGGTGGTCAACATTGCGCCCCACAACGCCAAGCTGAAGACCTTCCTCAAGGACCTTGAACCGGTCATCGCCATGGGCCCGGACGCGCTGATCATGTCTGACCCAGGGCTGATCATGCTGGTACGCCGGCACTTCCCGCACATGCCGATTCACCTCTCGGTACAGGCCAACACCGTGAATTGGGCCAGCGCCGAGTTCTGGCAGCAGCAAGGGATTTGTCGGATCATCCTGTCGCGGGAGCTGTCCCTGGAAGAAATCGCCGAAATCCGCCAGCAAGTCCCGACGATGGAGCTGGAAGTCTTCGTCCACGGCGCGTTGTGCATGGCTTACTCCGGGCGCTGCCTGTTATCGGGCTACATGAACAAACGGGATGCCAACCAGGGAACTTGCACCAATGCCTGCCGCTGGAAGTACCAGGCGTCACCCGCGGTGGAAAACACCGTCGGCGATATCGTCCAGCAATATCAGCCGGAACCCACTCTTGGTCTGGGCGCGCCCACCGACCAAGTGTTCCTGTTGCAGGAAGCCAATCGCCTCGATGAACAGATGCCCGCTTTCGAAGACGAACACGGCACCTACATAATGAACGCCAAGGACCTGCGGGCGGTGCAACATGTTGAGCGCCTGGCCCACATGGGCGTGCATTCACTGAAGATCGAAGGCCGTACCAAGTCGCACTTTTACTGCGCGCGTACCACCCAGGTTTATCGTCAAGCCATTGATGATGCCGTGGCTGGTCGTGCATTTGATCGGGGTTTGATGACGAACCTGGAATCACTGGCCCAACGTGGCTACACCGAGGGGTTTCTGCGCAGGCACGTGCATGACGAGTACCAGAACTACCAGAACGGCAGCTCAGTGTCGCAGCGTCAGCAGTTTGTCGGGGAGTTGACCGGTGAGCGGCGTGTCGAGTTGGCCGAGGTGAAGGTGAAGAATCGGTTTGCCGTGGGTGATCATCTGGAGTTGATGACGCCGGCGGGGAATTTTCATTTTGATCTGGGGATGATGCGAAACGGCAATGGCCAGGCGATTGAGGTGGCGCCGGGGGATGGGCATACGGTGTATGTGCCGGTACCGCTGAAGATAGAGCTGCGGTTTGGGCTGTTGATGCGGGATATATGA
- a CDS encoding AI-2E family transporter: MNQTNLQFKTLLVLLVLVTLAFFWILLPFYGAVFWAVILGIIFAPMQRRLQLRFGWNRNLTSLCTLAACLVIAILPVIITSTLLVQEGATLYKNIESGKLDIAGYLEQFKNVLPPYFQQLLDRFGMGNLEGLREKIVKGAMQGSQFFATQAFSFGQGTFDFLVSFFIMLYLLFFLLRDGPELVRKVRTAVPLAEPQKRRLQLKFNRVVRATVKGNVLVAVTQGALGGLIFWFLDIPSALLWAVLMAFLSLLPAVGAGIVWAPVAAYFLLSGSIWQGVVLALFGVFVIGLVDNVLRPILVGKDTKMPDYLILISTLGGLAIFGLNGFVIGPLIAALFMSSWALFVETRPKVQLP, encoded by the coding sequence ATGAATCAAACCAACCTGCAATTCAAAACCCTGCTGGTACTGTTGGTGCTGGTGACCCTCGCTTTTTTCTGGATCCTGCTGCCGTTTTATGGCGCAGTGTTCTGGGCCGTCATTCTGGGGATCATCTTTGCGCCGATGCAGCGGCGTTTGCAGTTACGGTTCGGCTGGAACCGTAACCTGACGTCACTCTGTACGTTGGCCGCCTGCCTTGTGATCGCAATCTTGCCGGTGATTATCACCAGCACCTTGCTGGTGCAGGAAGGTGCGACGCTTTACAAGAATATCGAGAGCGGCAAGCTGGACATCGCCGGCTACCTTGAGCAGTTCAAGAATGTGTTGCCGCCGTACTTCCAGCAACTGCTGGACCGCTTCGGCATGGGCAACCTGGAAGGGCTGCGGGAAAAGATCGTCAAGGGCGCCATGCAGGGCAGCCAGTTTTTCGCCACCCAGGCGTTCAGCTTCGGCCAGGGCACCTTTGATTTCCTAGTGAGCTTTTTTATCATGCTGTATTTGCTGTTCTTCCTGCTGCGCGATGGCCCTGAATTGGTGCGCAAAGTGCGCACGGCAGTACCGTTGGCCGAGCCGCAAAAGCGTCGCCTGCAGCTCAAGTTCAATCGAGTGGTGCGCGCCACGGTCAAGGGCAACGTGCTGGTGGCCGTGACTCAGGGGGCATTGGGCGGCTTGATTTTCTGGTTTCTGGACATTCCCAGCGCATTGCTCTGGGCGGTACTGATGGCATTTCTGTCACTGTTGCCAGCGGTGGGGGCGGGAATTGTCTGGGCCCCGGTGGCGGCGTACTTCCTGCTCAGCGGTTCGATCTGGCAAGGCGTGGTACTGGCGCTGTTCGGAGTGTTCGTGATCGGGTTGGTGGATAACGTGCTGCGGCCTATCCTGGTGGGCAAGGACACCAAGATGCCCGACTACCTGATCCTGATCTCGACCCTGGGCGGGCTGGCAATCTTTGGCCTGAATGGGTTTGTCATCGGGCCGCTGATCGCCGCGCTGTTCATGTCCAGTTGGGCGCTGTTCGTCGAAACCAGGCCGAAAGTGCAACTGCCTTAG
- a CDS encoding SH3 domain-containing protein, with product MDRPLRLLSLYGLLSLLPMLAHAEAPVDCEALSDNVSLEAAEYRPPMEAKVIGEGHLHFHSGPNAVCMNKKVYVVPNDSLTVYASSDSGWAQVMYIAKDGQDFTGWVEEKRLKLLGHYGAKELPTDVSAFVKRHEDCVHFAGEEPYDAERRAFLEKAMNEACAGHDRQLSDLRERYKDNPEAQQALDPLENME from the coding sequence ATGGACCGACCTCTGCGCCTCTTGTCTCTGTATGGATTGCTGTCCCTGCTACCAATGCTGGCCCACGCCGAAGCGCCTGTGGACTGCGAAGCCCTGAGCGACAATGTCTCTCTGGAAGCGGCCGAGTACCGCCCGCCAATGGAGGCCAAGGTGATCGGTGAAGGCCACCTGCACTTCCACAGCGGCCCGAATGCGGTCTGCATGAACAAAAAAGTCTACGTGGTTCCCAACGACAGCCTGACGGTATACGCGTCCAGCGACAGCGGCTGGGCCCAAGTCATGTACATCGCTAAAGATGGTCAGGACTTTACCGGCTGGGTCGAGGAAAAGCGCCTGAAGCTCCTGGGTCACTACGGCGCCAAGGAGCTTCCCACCGACGTGAGCGCCTTCGTCAAACGCCACGAAGATTGCGTGCATTTTGCCGGCGAAGAGCCCTACGACGCTGAGCGCCGGGCCTTCCTGGAGAAGGCCATGAATGAAGCCTGTGCCGGCCACGATCGCCAACTCAGCGACTTGCGTGAACGGTACAAAGACAACCCCGAAGCCCAACAAGCCCTCGATCCACTGGAAAACATGGAATAA
- a CDS encoding shikimate 5-dehydrogenase produces the protein MLMTPNKDTQLCMSLSGRPGNFGLRFHNHLYEQLGLNFYYKAFSSQDLPGAVGGIRALGIRGCGVSMPFKEACIALVDELDDSARAIASINTIVNTAGHLKAYNTDYIAIEQLLKKHAVPKSSTFALRGSGGMAKAVASALRDGGYAKGVIVARNEAAGRALAQSLGYEWQAELGGLRPQMLINVTPIGMTGGPEADHLAFDAEAVDSAETVFDVVAIPAETPFIVRGRAKGKRVITGLEVIAIQALEQFVLYTGVRPTDEQFQAAVAFARS, from the coding sequence ATGCTGATGACCCCCAACAAGGACACCCAACTGTGCATGTCACTGTCGGGGCGCCCCGGGAATTTTGGCCTGCGGTTTCACAACCACCTTTATGAACAACTGGGCCTGAACTTCTATTACAAGGCCTTCAGCAGCCAGGACCTGCCCGGTGCTGTGGGCGGCATTCGCGCCTTGGGTATTCGCGGTTGTGGTGTTTCCATGCCGTTCAAGGAGGCCTGCATTGCCCTAGTGGATGAACTGGACGACTCTGCCCGTGCTATCGCCTCGATCAATACCATCGTCAACACCGCCGGGCACCTCAAGGCCTACAACACTGACTACATTGCCATCGAACAACTGCTGAAAAAGCATGCGGTGCCCAAGTCCTCGACGTTTGCCCTACGGGGCAGCGGCGGGATGGCCAAGGCGGTGGCCAGCGCCTTGCGCGATGGCGGGTACGCCAAGGGTGTGATCGTGGCGCGCAATGAAGCGGCGGGCAGGGCGCTGGCACAAAGCCTGGGTTATGAGTGGCAAGCGGAACTGGGTGGCTTGCGCCCGCAGATGTTGATCAACGTGACGCCCATCGGCATGACCGGTGGCCCGGAAGCCGATCATCTGGCCTTTGATGCCGAAGCGGTTGACTCTGCGGAGACTGTGTTCGATGTGGTGGCGATCCCCGCCGAAACGCCGTTTATCGTGCGTGGTCGGGCTAAGGGTAAACGGGTGATTACCGGCCTGGAAGTGATCGCGATCCAGGCGTTGGAGCAGTTTGTGTTGTACACGGGTGTCAGGCCGACGGATGAGCAATTTCAGGCGGCCGTGGCGTTTGCGCGAAGCTGA
- a CDS encoding YceH family protein: protein MTTEHDTTSAEPRLNSTEIRILGSLIEKQATSPETYPLTLNALVIACNQKTSREPVMNLSQGQVGQSLRALEGSGFTRLVMGSRADRWEHRVDKALELVPAQVILIGLLFLRGPQTVSELLTRSGRMHDFEDTEQVVHQLERLIARGLALLVPRQSGQREDRYMHALGDPADIEAILAARGNPAERSASIGVSLERIEELEARIAALEERLSRLE from the coding sequence ATGACCACCGAGCACGACACCACTTCCGCCGAGCCACGCCTGAACAGCACGGAAATCCGCATCCTGGGCAGCCTGATCGAGAAACAGGCCACCAGCCCGGAAACCTACCCGCTGACCCTCAACGCGCTGGTAATCGCCTGCAACCAGAAGACCAGCCGGGAGCCGGTGATGAACCTGAGCCAAGGCCAGGTCGGCCAGAGCCTGCGGGCCCTGGAAGGTAGCGGTTTTACCCGATTGGTGATGGGCAGTCGCGCCGACCGCTGGGAGCATCGGGTGGACAAGGCGCTGGAGCTGGTGCCGGCCCAGGTGATTCTCATCGGCTTGTTGTTTTTGCGCGGCCCGCAGACCGTCAGTGAATTACTGACCCGCAGCGGGCGCATGCATGACTTTGAAGACACCGAACAGGTGGTGCATCAACTGGAGCGCCTGATCGCCCGTGGACTCGCACTATTGGTTCCACGTCAGTCGGGGCAGCGGGAAGATCGCTATATGCATGCCTTGGGCGATCCGGCAGACATCGAGGCGATCCTCGCCGCCCGTGGTAATCCGGCGGAGCGCAGTGCCAGTATTGGGGTTTCGTTGGAGCGGATTGAAGAGTTGGAGGCGCGGATTGCAGCGCTGGAAGAGCGCCTCTCGCGGTTGGAATAA
- a CDS encoding DUF1993 family protein, which translates to MTISLYAASLPVFKQMLNALSDVLNKAEAHATAKNIDPNAYLQARLFPDMFPLVRQVQIAVDFAKGVSARLAEIEVPKYDDTEVTFADLQALIAKVLAFIDTITPAQIDGKEGIEIVTRPGTPKEKRFSGQSYLLTYGLPQFFFHVTTAYALLRHNGVEVGKRDYMGAF; encoded by the coding sequence ATGACTATTTCCCTGTACGCCGCCTCCCTCCCGGTCTTCAAGCAAATGCTCAACGCCCTGAGCGATGTGCTGAACAAGGCCGAGGCCCATGCCACCGCCAAGAACATCGACCCGAACGCCTACCTGCAAGCACGCCTGTTCCCTGACATGTTCCCGCTGGTGCGCCAGGTGCAGATCGCTGTCGACTTCGCCAAAGGCGTTTCTGCCCGCCTGGCTGAAATCGAAGTGCCGAAATATGACGATACCGAAGTGACCTTTGCTGACCTGCAAGCGCTGATTGCCAAGGTTCTGGCGTTCATCGACACCATCACCCCGGCACAGATCGACGGCAAGGAAGGCATCGAAATCGTTACTCGTCCTGGTACGCCGAAAGAGAAGCGCTTCAGCGGCCAGTCTTACCTGCTGACCTACGGCCTGCCGCAGTTCTTCTTCCACGTCACCACCGCTTACGCCTTGCTGCGTCACAATGGTGTGGAAGTGGGCAAGCGTGATTACATGGGCGCGTTCTAA
- the sstT gene encoding serine/threonine transporter SstT, whose amino-acid sequence MTAAPSLFTRLMGVSLVTQIVIGLIAGILLALLLPDVAQSTGFIGKVFVSALKAVAPILVFVLVMASIASHKHGQESHIRPILFLYLLGTFAAAVVAVIASTLFPSTLVLATHDVAVSAPGGIGEVLQSLLLSVVDNPVSALMNANFIGILAWAIGMGIAIRHASETTRTVLADLSNGVTLIVRMVIRFAPLGIFGLVASTLATSGFGALLGYAHLLLVLLGSMLFVALVINPAIVFWKLRRNPYPLVLMCLRESGITAFFTRSSAANIPVNLALSKRLGLHEDTYSVSIPLGATINMAGAATTITVLTLAAVNTLGIAVDIPTAILLSVVAAVCACGASGVAGGSLLLIPLACSLFGIPSEVAMQVVAVGFIIGVLQDSAETALNSSTDVLFTAAACLGKEEQTA is encoded by the coding sequence ATGACTGCTGCCCCTTCCCTCTTCACCCGACTCATGGGCGTCAGCCTGGTCACGCAAATCGTGATCGGCCTGATCGCTGGCATTCTACTGGCCCTGTTGTTACCCGACGTGGCCCAGTCCACCGGTTTCATCGGCAAAGTGTTTGTCTCAGCGCTCAAGGCCGTCGCGCCGATCCTGGTATTTGTGCTGGTCATGGCCTCGATCGCCAGCCACAAGCACGGCCAGGAATCCCATATTCGGCCAATTTTGTTCCTGTACCTGTTGGGCACCTTTGCCGCCGCCGTCGTGGCCGTGATTGCCAGCACCCTGTTTCCTTCCACCCTGGTGCTCGCCACTCACGATGTGGCCGTGAGCGCGCCCGGTGGCATTGGCGAGGTGCTGCAAAGCCTGTTGCTCAGCGTGGTGGACAACCCGGTCAGTGCACTGATGAATGCCAATTTCATCGGCATCCTGGCCTGGGCCATCGGCATGGGCATCGCCATTCGTCATGCCAGCGAAACCACCCGCACCGTACTGGCTGACTTGTCCAATGGCGTCACGCTGATCGTGCGCATGGTGATCCGCTTTGCACCGCTGGGGATCTTTGGCCTGGTGGCCTCGACCCTGGCCACCTCCGGCTTCGGCGCCTTGCTGGGCTACGCCCACCTGCTGCTGGTGCTGCTTGGCAGCATGCTGTTCGTGGCGTTGGTGATCAACCCGGCCATTGTGTTCTGGAAGCTGCGTCGCAACCCCTACCCTCTGGTGTTGATGTGCCTGCGGGAAAGCGGCATCACGGCATTCTTCACCCGCAGTTCGGCCGCCAACATCCCGGTCAACCTGGCGTTGAGCAAACGCCTGGGCCTGCATGAAGACACCTACTCAGTGTCGATTCCTCTGGGGGCGACCATCAATATGGCTGGCGCCGCGACCACCATTACCGTATTGACCCTGGCGGCGGTAAACACCCTGGGCATCGCCGTGGACATCCCCACTGCCATCCTGCTCAGCGTCGTGGCGGCGGTCTGCGCCTGCGGTGCTTCGGGTGTAGCCGGTGGCTCGCTGCTGCTGATCCCCCTGGCGTGCAGCCTGTTCGGCATTCCCAGTGAAGTCGCCATGCAGGTAGTGGCCGTGGGCTTCATCATCGGCGTGCTGCAGGATTCGGCGGAAACCGCCCTCAACTCCTCCACCGATGTGCTGTTCACCGCCGCAGCCTGCCTGGGCAAAGAAGAACAGACGGCGTAA
- a CDS encoding MFS transporter: MLLPILLLSAAGFTVLTTEFIIVGLLPSIARDLDVSVSQAGLLVTLFAFTVAAFGPFLTAYFARFERKRLFITILVMFGAANALAALAPNIWVMSVARLIPALGLPVFWALASETAVDIVGPDYAGRAIAKIGFGIVCATVFGIPVGTLISDMFGWRTAFGILAVVALAKALLLFVYLPATRVKKEQVTLRSQFKILRSPLMQGHVVLSILVFSGMFTAYTYLADILERLAGFDGTLVGWCLMGFGAVGLIGNSLGGRIVDRHPLIASMVFCGFMITGMVALVPAIHSTLGLAAAMGIWGVTQAALFLVSHVRLMKVAPHAPAFAASLNIAGANLGIGLGAMVGGRVIDTLGLGSLGFAASGFILLSMLLALWLMTAKTREVCV; encoded by the coding sequence ATGTTGTTGCCCATCCTGCTGCTGTCGGCGGCCGGTTTTACCGTGCTGACCACAGAGTTCATCATCGTTGGCTTGTTGCCCTCCATCGCCCGCGACCTGGATGTCAGCGTGTCCCAGGCCGGCCTGCTAGTGACGCTGTTTGCCTTCACCGTGGCGGCGTTCGGTCCATTCCTGACCGCCTACTTCGCCCGGTTTGAGCGCAAGCGCCTGTTTATCACCATCCTGGTGATGTTCGGTGCGGCCAATGCCTTGGCGGCGTTGGCGCCGAATATCTGGGTGATGTCGGTGGCGCGATTGATTCCAGCCTTGGGGCTGCCGGTGTTCTGGGCGCTGGCCAGTGAAACGGCGGTGGACATTGTCGGCCCGGACTACGCAGGCCGGGCGATTGCCAAAATCGGCTTCGGCATTGTCTGCGCCACGGTGTTTGGCATCCCGGTGGGTACGCTGATTTCCGACATGTTCGGTTGGCGTACCGCCTTTGGCATCCTGGCGGTGGTGGCACTGGCCAAGGCCTTGCTACTGTTTGTCTACCTGCCGGCGACCCGCGTGAAGAAAGAACAGGTCACGTTGCGTTCGCAATTCAAGATCCTGCGCAGCCCGCTGATGCAAGGCCACGTTGTCCTGTCGATCCTGGTCTTTAGCGGCATGTTCACCGCTTATACCTACCTGGCAGACATCCTTGAGCGCTTGGCGGGTTTCGACGGCACGCTGGTGGGCTGGTGCCTGATGGGCTTTGGTGCGGTCGGCCTGATCGGCAACTCCCTAGGCGGGCGCATTGTGGACCGCCACCCGCTGATCGCCTCGATGGTGTTCTGCGGCTTCATGATCACTGGCATGGTGGCGCTGGTGCCGGCCATCCACTCCACGCTGGGGCTGGCGGCGGCGATGGGTATCTGGGGCGTGACCCAGGCGGCGCTGTTTTTGGTCAGCCACGTGCGGCTGATGAAAGTCGCGCCCCACGCGCCAGCGTTTGCCGCGTCGCTGAACATCGCCGGGGCCAACCTGGGGATTGGTTTGGGTGCGATGGTCGGCGGGCGGGTGATCGACACGCTGGGCCTGGGCAGCCTGGGCTTTGCCGCTTCGGGTTTTATCCTGCTGTCGATGCTGTTGGCGTTGTGGCTGATGACCGCCAAGACCCGCGAAGTGTGCGTCTGA